The region CTTCGCTGTCCCATTCCTCGAAGGCATAGAGCGCTTCGCGAAACAGCTGCTGGAGGGTAAACGGCGCGTGGCCGTCATGAAGTGGCGGCAGGGCATTCATCATGTCTGTCTCCTCTTGATGGGTTGAGGCCAAAGTCCTCCGGTATCGGTCGCGCCAACGCGGGGAACGGACGTTTTTTGCTGCCCCTGCGAACCGATTAACACGATTGATTCTATAGACTAACGCGCCGGGGTAAAGCCCATTTATCGGCCTTCGCGGAAGCCAATTCCATAAGGCGCTGATTTTCTTGCGTGTTTTAGGCGAAATTTTCGTCACCGCCACCTTTGCTGAAAATCCATGCCCCAGCCCCTGGATCGCCCCACAATGGCGAAAAAACGCTGCAAATTCACGGAACTTTTGCCGCTGTAATCTGTTTTGTTCTCACATTTCGAAAACAGTCTGGGGTAATCACCAATGACGCAAATCCGTGAACCGGAGCGCCGAAGCAGGATCCTGCGCGGCCGTCCCTACAGCCTTGACGAATTCGCCTCCAAATACGGCCTGGGCGGCGAGCAGGCTGAAAGCCTCTTTACCCGTTTCGGGCCGTCCTCGATCGAACTGGACCTGCTGATGGCCGCCAAGCGCCGCTTGCCGGTTCGGGAAGACGGGCCGGTTCCGCAGGACAGGCCGGTTCCGCAGGACGGAATTGCCGAATAACGCCTTCACGAATGGAATGGGTAAATGAGCGACAGACGTCACGAATGGATCAGCAAAAGAGCCTACGCGATCTGGGAAGAACAGGGCCGCCCCGACGGCCGTGATGACGATCACTGGCGCCAGGCGGTGGCCGAACGCAATGCACTGGAACGCACGCAAGCCTCTATCGACGGCCGCGAGGTGCTGGTGAAATTTCGCCCGAAGCAGCCGAAGCCGGAAATACCGCTCCAGGACTGGATCAATCCGTCGACCAAGGTTGGATGATATCGGCTGGTGCGGTGGCCGGCCTCGTCCTTCGAGGCCCCTACGGGGCACCTCAGGATGAGGGCGGAGAGAGGTTGCGGCAGCTCTCATCGGAGAACGCAGCACCCTGCCCCCGATAGTCTAGCAGCAGGGCACAACAACGTGGGCGGAGAGAGGGCGCGGCTTGCCCCTCGGAGAGCGGAGCAGCACGCTAGAGCCCAGCAGCACGCTACAGCCCAGTCTGCAAAACGCGACATACCGATCAGCCCACCAGCCACGCGGCACAACAATTAGCCCTCATGGTGAGGAGGCCCGCAGGGCCGTCTCGAACCACGAGGGCCGGTGGCATGCCGATACGCTTCAGCGCCGGTGGCCTACGGGGCACCTCAGGATGAGCGGAGAGAGGTTGCGGCTTGCCCTAACCGGATAACGCGGCGCCCTCCCCCCGATAGCCCAGCCGCAGGGCACAACAATTAGCCCTCATGGTGAGGAGGCCCGCAGGGCCGTCTCGAACCACGAGGGCGGGTGATGACCGCGCTCCCCTGCGGGGCACATCAGGATGCAGGCGGAGAGAGATGCCGCAGCTTGCATGAGCGGAGCGAGCGTTGGCGCCGCTGTCGCGGGAAAGTGTCGGCAATGGCACAGTCTAGCCGTGTCAACGACACGCCACAGCGCCCGCTGGTAACGTTTCGTCAAGCATAATGGCACAAATCGAGGGAGTATGAGCTTTCCCTCTGCCCGCCCGTGACAAAGCCGCTCGACACTTTCTTCGCAAAATCGGAAACGGATGAGCATGAAAACGTGGTCGCCGACGGGACACGAATTTCATCTTGCCGTGGCCGATCCTGGTGCCTAGCCGATCCAGTCAATATCGGGAAAAGCCTGAAACACCCGCCGGGGCGGGCCATGTCAGAAAACGTTGTTATCAACGCAAAGCGCCCGGTGGACCTCGGTCCAGAACAGGGCTAGCGGGGTGTCGCCGTTGCGTTCGGCAACGAGCGCGCGGATCAGCGCTTCGGAGCCCGCCATGTCCTGCCAGCTGGACTTCAGGCCCTTGGCGGCCTGTTGGCATTCGGCAATCTCGAAGGGTCTCTTGCTGTCCATATGAGGTCTCCTCGTGGAAAGGCGCTAGCAGACGGAGCCGGGATTGTCATTCCCCGCATATGTGGGGATGCCTTGTATTTATGACGGTCCTCACGGTAGGATTGAGGGAATTGGGGCAGTGGAAATGATCGAGAATACCTATAGCGAAAAGTTCGAACCCGCCTTCGAACAGATCAAGGCGGCGGCCAATGTGGATGCGGCCATCCGCATTCTGCAGGCGGAATACGGCCTCGATTTCGTCACCTACCACCTCGCCCAGACAATCGCCAGCAAGATCGATTCGCCCTTCGTGCGCACCACCTATCCGGATGCCTGGGTCTCCCGCTACCTGCTGAACAGCTATGTCAAGGTCGACCCGATCGTCAAGCAGGGCTTCGAACGCCAGTTGCCCTTCGACTGGAGCGAGGTCGAGCCGACGCCGGAGGCCTATGCCATGCTGGTCGACGCCCAGAAGCACGGCATCGGCGGCAACGGCTACTCCATTCCCGTCGCCGACAAGGCGCAGCGCCGGGCGCTGCTGTCGGTGAATGCCCGCATCCCGGTCGACGACTGGAACGAACTCGTCCGCCGCTGCCGCAACGAATGGATCGAGATCGCCCATCTGATCCATCGCAAGGCCGTCTATGAGCTGCACGGCGAGAACGACCCGGTGCCGGCCTTGTCGCCGCGCGAGATCGAGTGCCTGCACTGGACGGCACTCGGCAAGGATTACAAGGATATCTCGGTCATTCTGGGCATATCCGAGCACACCACCCGCGATTATCTGAAGACCGCCCGCTTCAAGCTCGGCTGCGCCACGATCTCGGCCGCTGCCTCGCGGGCCGTGCAATTGCGCATCATCAATCCATAGTCTCTGGTTGGCGCATCTCGTGACGCCAGCCCTCATACTTTTGGGCTAATCCCCCCATCTGAGGGGGCCCATCTGAGGGAATTTCCGATCCGGCCCGCCTGAACCATTCTGCTCTCCACGGACTTGCAAACGCTGGAGGGCAAAATGTTCGTTATCATTCAGGCACATGAGTATCAGAAATACGCTGCCGTACTCGATCAGATGTTTCGCCTGCGCAAGAAGGTGTTCGCCGATACGCTCGGCTGGGACGTCCCTGTCGTCGGCCCCTACGAGCGCGACAGCTACGATGCGCTGGCCCCGGCCTACCTCGTCTGGTGCAACGACAGCCGCACCCGTCTTTATGGCGGCATGCGCCTGATGCCGACGACCGGCCCGACCCTTCTCTACGATGTCTTCCACGAGACGTTTCCGGATGCCGCCGATCTTATCGCGCCGGGCATCTGGGAGGGAACGCGCATGTGCATCGACGAAGAGGCGATCGCCAGGGATTTTCCCCAGATCGACGCCGGCCGCGCCTTTTCGATGATGCTGCTGGCGCTCTGCGAATGCGCGCTCGACCACGGCATCCACACGATGATTTCCAACTACGAGCCCTATCTCAAGCGCGTCTACAAGCGCGCCGGCGCCGAAGTGGAAGAACTCGGCCGCGCAGACGGCTACGGCAAGTACCCCGTCTGCTGCGGCGCCTTCGAAGTGTCGGACCGCGTGCTGCGCAAGATGCGCACCGCCCTCGGCCTGACCCTACCCCTTTATGTCAGACATGTTCCGGCCCGCTCGGTCGTGACGCAATTCCTGGAGATGGCAGCATGAACCGCCTCGCTGAAACCGCAATACAGAAAGATATCGGCGCCCTGGAGCGCCACGTGCTCGCCTCCCGCGACATCGCCACGCAGATCGGAGATCCCTTCCTCTCCTATCTCCTCTCGATGGCGCTGTTCACGATCTACGAGAAGAAGGCCCACCACGAGAACGAGGCGCTGAAGAGCAGCTTCAGCTGAGGGCGCGACCCCCTCCGCACGCCTGAAGACGAGCATGTCTCCCGGCGCCTCGCGCGCAGCCGCAAAACCTGTCCCCGTTTTGCGGCTGCGCGCCCCTTCATGTCATCGGCGATCCAGTCACGTCATCAGCGAATCGATCGTCGAGATCAGCGCGTCGTGCATATAAGGCTTCGGCAGGAAGGCGGTATTGGCCGGCAGCGCCATGGGGTCGAGCCGCACCATGCCCGAGGTGATGATAATGCCGATATTCGGCCGCATCGCCCTCACCCGCTTGGCAAGCTGGATCCCGTCCATCGAACCGGCCATGTTGACGTCGGTGAACAAGATATCGACATCCGGCCGCCCCTTCAGCACCACCATCGCCTCGTCGGCATTCGCCGCCTCCAGCGCCACATGGCCGACATCTTCAAGCACATCGAGAACATTGAACCGGATCAGCGGCTCGTCCTCGACGATAAGCACCACGGCACTGTTCAACGCCACCATCTGCGATCGCCCTCTTCATCGAATCCAATCTCTGTAATTGTCGTCCGCGCGAGAAGGTTCCAGTACCGGCGCCGATGAAATATGCATCGTCCACAGATGCTTGCGCTCTGCGCTTGTGGCTCCCTGCAATTTGCGTTAGAGCGAACCGATGCTGCGGGAACCATTGCCCCGGCATCCAGGCGCCGGCCTCCGGCGCCAAGGCGCCTCCCATTGGCGTCAAGGGCCTGTAGCTCAATGGTTAGAGCCGGCGGCTCATAACCGCTTGGTTGGGGGTTCGAGTCCCTCCGGGCCCACCAATTTTCTTGTTTTAAGGGATTTGACGAGGTGGTTAGCCTTTGGTTCAGCGCCATTGTAGCCGGACGCGAAAAACCGGAATTTTGACACCAGGTTCCGGAATTTTTGGAAATCTTTCCAAGCCTCCTCGAAGCCGGTTCGGAGCATGCTTGATCACTCTTCAAGCAGGAGCTTTGAGATTGAACCCGGTAAAAGTACGCCAACAAGAGACCGCTTGCGCGGGCACTCCTAAAATGTCGTGGTTGTGTTTCGACGGTGTGGCGATCGTCACGAAATGCGATTTCCGATAAACACGTGACCGCTGTAAAAGTACGCCCATTCGGCAATCAAAACTATCACAGAGAGTTCACGATGACATTGATCGCAAGTTTTATGTGGAGAGGCTTTTACTTTGCGTTCGGCGACACCTTGATCACGACCGGGACAAGAATCCACGAAGATATCCCGATACCAACTCAGAACCTCCCGAATGAGACAGAACAAATTGAAGGAAGCGAAATCCGGGTTGCAGGCCTGACAAGGAAAATTTTCACGATCGGCCCTCATCTTGTGTTCGGATGGAGCGGGCCGATGGCAAACTTTGAAGATGGGCTTCGATATCTATACGCAGCCCCACTTGATGAACCTTCATCGCTGCAGGTTTTGCAAGCTATCTTGAACGATTCGGGACT is a window of Rhizobium sp. N324 DNA encoding:
- a CDS encoding LuxR family transcriptional regulator, whose product is MIENTYSEKFEPAFEQIKAAANVDAAIRILQAEYGLDFVTYHLAQTIASKIDSPFVRTTYPDAWVSRYLLNSYVKVDPIVKQGFERQLPFDWSEVEPTPEAYAMLVDAQKHGIGGNGYSIPVADKAQRRALLSVNARIPVDDWNELVRRCRNEWIEIAHLIHRKAVYELHGENDPVPALSPREIECLHWTALGKDYKDISVILGISEHTTRDYLKTARFKLGCATISAAASRAVQLRIINP
- a CDS encoding DUF2934 domain-containing protein; amino-acid sequence: MSDRRHEWISKRAYAIWEEQGRPDGRDDDHWRQAVAERNALERTQASIDGREVLVKFRPKQPKPEIPLQDWINPSTKVG
- a CDS encoding acyl-homoserine-lactone synthase → MFVIIQAHEYQKYAAVLDQMFRLRKKVFADTLGWDVPVVGPYERDSYDALAPAYLVWCNDSRTRLYGGMRLMPTTGPTLLYDVFHETFPDAADLIAPGIWEGTRMCIDEEAIARDFPQIDAGRAFSMMLLALCECALDHGIHTMISNYEPYLKRVYKRAGAEVEELGRADGYGKYPVCCGAFEVSDRVLRKMRTALGLTLPLYVRHVPARSVVTQFLEMAA
- a CDS encoding response regulator — protein: MVALNSAVVLIVEDEPLIRFNVLDVLEDVGHVALEAANADEAMVVLKGRPDVDILFTDVNMAGSMDGIQLAKRVRAMRPNIGIIITSGMVRLDPMALPANTAFLPKPYMHDALISTIDSLMT